In Raphanus sativus cultivar WK10039 chromosome 5, ASM80110v3, whole genome shotgun sequence, the following proteins share a genomic window:
- the LOC108856393 gene encoding protein GRAVITROPIC IN THE LIGHT 1, with the protein MREVETPSPQFSAMFQKLAMAVKAKTYEFFTEDDDDEGGFSSTEDFIPDQKVVVLKPDSKSETLLKPSHPRVRRLDTQIGFNLISSVFATVSSFEASYLQLQAAHAPFLEESVKAADRALVSNLQKLSDLKRFYRNHRQSLDLGGSDLAVGSPLESRVQENQSKLRALGTVSNRLQGEMDGKDSKVLTLRSKLSEIQKSNSKLSKRLSALESGGGVVLSVRVYESMLRDAFRDVKGFTRVLIGLMEKAGWDLDLAAGYVHPEVVEYAKKGHSRYALLSYVCLGMFRGFDGEGFDLDDGEEECESSSSSPLRELMQHVSSNPMELLERDKECGFSRFCDKKYHELIHPNMESSIFSNMDQQTEAVLSSWRSLSTFYESFVAMASSIWTLHKLALSFDPAVEIFQVETGVDFSIVFMENVLRRRDDKKLSMNPPTRAKVGFTVVPGFKVGCTVIQSQVYLAGFKCK; encoded by the coding sequence ATGCGCGAAGTAGAAACACCATCACCACAATTCTCCGCCATGTTTCAGAAACTAGCGATGGCCGTCAAAGCCAAGACCTACGAGTTCTTCACcgaagacgacgacgacgagGGTGGTTTCTCCTCCACCGAAGACTTCATCCCCGATCAGAAAGTCGTCGTCCTCAAACCCGACTCCAAGTCCGAGACTTTACTCAAACCCAGCCACCCTCGGGTCAGGAGACTCGATACCCAGATCGGATTCAACCTGATCTCTTCCGTCTTCGCCACCGTCTCCTCTTTCGAAGCTTCCTATCTCCAGCTGCAAGCCGCGCACGCGCCGTTCCTCGAGGAGAGCGTGAAGGCCGCCGATCGAGCTCTGGTCTCTAACCTCCAGAAACTCTCCGATCTCAAGCGGTTTTATCGAAACCATCGCCAAAGTTTGGATCTTGGCGGCTCTGATTTAGCGGTTGGGTCTCCCTTGGAATCTAGGGTTCAGGAGAATCAGAGCAAGCTCAGAGCTTTGGGGACTGTTTCTAATCGGTTACAAGGCGAGATGGACGGTAAGGATTCAAAGGTTTTGACTCTGAGGAGCAAGCTGAGCGAGATTCAAAAGTCTAACTCGAAGCTGTCCAAGAGATTGTCCGCGTTGGAGAGTGGTGGTGGTGTTGTGTTGTCGGTTAGGGTTTACGAGTCTATGCTGCGCGATGCGTTTAGAGACGTGAAGGGGTTTACTAGGGTTTTGATTGGGTTGATGGAGAAGGCCGGGTGGGATTTGGATTTGGCTGCTGGTTATGTTCATCCCGAGGTGGTGGAGTACGCTAAGAAGGGGCATAGTAGGTATGCTTTGTTGTCTTATGTTTGCTTGGGGATGTTTCGCGGTTTCGATGGAGAAGGGTTTGATCTTgacgatggagaagaagaatgcgagagttcttcttcttctccgttgAGGGAGTTGATGCAGCATGTGTCTAGCAATCCCATGGAGCTTCTCGAGAGAGATAAAGAGTGTGGATTCTCCAGGTTTTGCGATAAGAAGTACCACGAGCTTATTCATCCCAACATGGAGTCTTCTATATTCAGCAATATGGACCAACAGACAGAAGCTGTGTTGAGTTCTTGGAGATCTTTGAGTACTTTTTACGAGTCTTTTGTCGCGATGGCTAGTTCGATCTGGACGCTTCATAAGCTGGCATTGTCCTTTGATCCTGCAGTTGAGATTTTCCAAGTTGAAACCGGGGTTGATTTTTCGATTGTTTTCATGGAGAATGTGTTGAGAAGAAGAGATGATAAGAAGCTGTCGATGAATCCTCCTACTCGAGCCAAAGTTGGATTCACGGTGGTTCCTGGGTTTAAAGTTGGCTGCACGGTGATCCAGTCTCAAGTTTACCTTGCCGGCTTCAAATGTAAATGA
- the LOC130495211 gene encoding auxin-responsive protein SAUR36, which translates to MRKLRGIKIRRPIQRISRWILRKTRLRRSRYIRLGPTQPVSKPKAITKLISWGRSLTSHSARFLGSKVSNSGYTPICKDPIQSKPDPVPKGHSAVYVGKKDGDFHRVLVPIVYFNHPLFGELLREAEEEFGFCQEGGITIPCPYSDFKRVQTRIESGSGFGKLLWSRRRHGR; encoded by the coding sequence ATGAGAAAGTTAAGAGGGATCAAGATTAGAAGACCGATTCAACGAATCTCAAGATGGATCCTCCGGAAAACCCGACTCCGACGATCCAGATACATCCGGTTAGGCCCGACTCAGCCGGTCAGCAAACCAAAAGCCATCACAAAACTCATAAGCTGGGGACGCAGTCTCACATCACACAGCGCCAGGTTTCTCGGGTCTAAAGTATCGAACTCCGGATACACACCGATCTGTAAGGATCCGATTCAAAGTAAACCCGACCCGGTTCCGAAAGGTCACTCGGCGGTTTACGTCGGTAAGAAAGACGGAGACTTTCACAGAGTTTTGGTGCCAATCGTTTACTTTAACCATCCTCTGTTCGGTGAGCTTCTGAGGGAAGCAGAAGAAGAGTTTGGGTTTTGTCAAGAAGGTGGGATCACTATCCCTTGTCCTTATTCGGATTTTAAACGGGTTCAGACCCGAATTGAATCCGGGTCGGGTTTTGGTAAACTTCTCTGGAGCCGGCGCCGGCACGGAAGATGA